One genomic window of Drosophila subpulchrella strain 33 F10 #4 breed RU33 unplaced genomic scaffold, RU_Dsub_v1.1 Primary Assembly Seq15, whole genome shotgun sequence includes the following:
- the LOC119558909 gene encoding probable sodium/potassium/calcium exchanger CG1090: MFSGWDSINFKHYNHGDTLKIPDSVMGITFLAAGTSVPEAVSSVIVAKRGHGSMGICNSIGSNTFDILLCLGVPWLIKAVFFPIQPGQNYVAINSAGLEYSAITLLSTLFLLYLTFSTNKFKLDKKVGTACLVMYLVFMVFASLIELNVFFRVNLPTCGRT; this comes from the exons ATGTTCTCCGGCTGGGACTCAATCAACTTCAAGCACTACAACCATG GTGACACACTTAAGATACCTGATTCGGTGATGGGGATTACGTTCCTGGCGGCTGGAACCAGTGTTCCTGAAGCGGTGTCCAGTGTGATCGTGGCGAAACGCG GTCACGGATCGATGGGGATCTGCAACTCGATTGGGTCGAACACCTTCGACATCCTGCTGTGCCTGGGGGTGCCATGGCTGATCAAGGCTGTCTTCTTCCCGATCCAGCCGGGCCAGAACTACGTGGCAATAAATTCGGCCGGATTGGAGTACTCGGCGATCACTTTGCTGTCGACGCTGTTCTTGCTTTACCTTACCTTCTCTACGAACAAGTTCAAGCTGGATAAGAAGGTGGGGACCGCCTGCCTAGTGATGTATCTGGTCTTTATGGTTTTCGCCTCCCTCATTGAACTCAATGTGTTCTTTCGCGTCAACCTGCCCACCTGCGGTCGAACATGA